Below is a genomic region from Enoplosus armatus isolate fEnoArm2 chromosome 10, fEnoArm2.hap1, whole genome shotgun sequence.
tgcaataaataaaatattacagtaaaaatCTGCAAGGTGTCTTGATAATAGTCGTGCGTTTACCTGAAGAGCATGAAAACAGTCGCTGGCATCAAGAAGATCTCATTGCAGGCGATGAACTTCAGAATATTCTGCTGATTGGACGTAAGTTTGTCCAGGAGGTTTCTGATGAACATCAGGCTGCTGGGGCCCACCGACTGCCAATAAAGACAATGAAAATCAGAAGCTGACAACAAAGCTTCAGTTACCTTTTCAGTGAGGCAAAGAGTTTATACTGATAGAGAGAAGTGAATGTAAAAGTAATCATATTAACAATCATTGGTTTCATTGGATTTAAGGTTAAATTTGGGTCTCTGAACAATGGCTAATTTACTGAGGAGGTGCTTAAAACACCATTTGACTGGTGACAATTTTCCACCTGGGGGTTAAACAATGTTCTGCAAAAGGTTTTCTGTCATGCTGTCAACAGCATTACAAGTCACATCAGGTGACTGCTGCCTCATACTCACATCAAGGACTTTCTTTGTGTAGGTAGTTGCATGAAgcaaggagaagagaaagactgGGAATATACTCACTGAACACGAAGTGTCAAGAATCAACATAAAAAGACAGGGCATAAACCTCACACAATAATGTAGTGCAGTTATTAAGACGGTGTGCACTTTCATGTGATACTAATCAGAACCACTGAATGTGCAGAGTGCACCCATGCCgtcaaagcaagaaaaacagaaatgtaagtAAATATCATTACAGAGAAAAGTAGCTATAAgttcatgaaaatgaaagtaataaatttaaagtaaaacaatacCACATCCCACTACTGATGAGCATTGTAGCTGCACCCAAAGTGATAAAGTAGTgcttcattattatttataccTTTTAAATAAGGACAATAGTCATGCAGTCCTAGCAGGCACTCTTTAAGACAATGTTATCAATGAAAGCCTCCACATTAACCATCTCATAATCACTATCTCTGTATGATTTTACACTTTCAACCAGATACACAGCACTGTCCACTTGTCTTTTTCCCATATTTGAAGGTGAAAGGATACTTGTGATGGGGTAGGAGTTGACCAGGATGAGTGAGTAGAGCAGGTAATGGCAGCTATCCTCCTGAAGAGCCTGGGCCAGGAAAGCTCTGCTCAACTGAAAGCGTGGAAGCCTCTGATGCAAGCGAAGTGCACTAGTGAGGGCGTTCGCTAACAAGGCTCGCTGATAGAAGTTAGCTGCTGCATAGggtctgaaacacacaagcagTCACAAATATTCTGACATCTGTTCAGACTGGGAGAAAGGAGAACAGGgtgaaaacacaatcaaattTTGTAAAATGATGTCTTTTAACACTGTCACTGAGTGAACTTACCCCAAAACTGGTAGAATAAACATTACGGAGCAGTAGACGGTGAAGAGTCGTGAAAGCCACATTGCCGTTTCCAGCTTGTTACTCATTAAAAATTGCTATGGAAGAAACAACAAATTACATTCAGGAGTTTTAGGCACATAAAAGTTGAAGGAAACGCGATGCTATGTGTTGAACTTGCTCCATCACTTATGACATAACATCATGGGGGAAGGATGTACAGTCTTAACGGTGCTAAGGTTTCAGGCAAAGTGCTGGTACACCTCTGTTAGCTGGTATGATTTGATATTTTAGCATTAGGGCATTTGAAATGACAGGATGGGTCTTCTGTTTTCTCATGTATACTGAAAACAAATTCACTGAAAGGCTCAGATCTTCACTCATGTTCTCTCACGGTCAGCATAAACCagccaaactaaaaaacaacttaattcAATCTAAAGTTCTCAACCCTCTCATAAAAAGTCAGGAGACAAGTTGCAGCCTCCTTCAGCTGACTCCACCCGAGTTAGGCAAACTATTTATTTCAAAGGTTCAACATGAACTGACTAGTATGAATACAGAgtttgaaaaaggaaaacattaacacaatcTAACAATCAAATAAATTAGGGGTGCaactaaattattttcatttgtgattattattttcttgataaatcGTTTggttgtgaaaaatgcccatcacaagttcccaaaGTACAAGGTGatatcttcaaatgtcttgttttgtcagaccagcagtgcaaaaacaaaaagatattcagtttactatcagaGGACAAGAAGATATTCACATTGGAGGAGGTGGAACCTTTTGATTTTTGCCATTCATGCTTGAAAAACACTCATTAatattatcaaaatggttgcagattaattttctgtcgattgacttATGGTCACAGCTGCATAAATACCTCAGGAACATATAACTGTGCTACACGATGAGCAgtgctaaataaaataaaaaacataaaatcctGTGTATTTGTAAATGTGGACACAATCACAAGGATCagcttcagagccacagaagacgtccaacaaatgtttttgtgggCTGAGTCGGACTCCTTGTGACGAGTATCTTTGTATGTAGAATCAGTAGAGCTCACCTTACCAGATGTGAAATAGTTGGAGGATGTAATTGTGTGGCCGGGTCAACAGCCAACTTACCACAGGCCCTAGCTGGGGAGGAGGACTTTGTTGGTTTGTGTCAGCCATCTTTGGGAGTGTGAGTTGCTCtgttgatgaaaaaaaactAAGTCACACCATAAAGCAATACTGACAAGCCGTACCAACAGGAGTCACAACTACACTATAAAGACTACGCTTGTTCGTTGTTGATACATAACAAACCTTTccttgggctgcaactaactattgtTTTCTTTATCGATTAATAAGACGAATATCTTTTTGTCAGAAAACATTGTATAATGTCCAACCATCATGTACAAATTGTTTGTCTGAAAAACAGGCAAAtctcaaatatattcaattgACTATAGTATATGAAAAAGAGAAGCACCTACTCCTCACATTTAAGAGACTTCAATGCTGAAAATGAgtgaaacaattaatcgatcatCAAAATTAGTTGTCAATtaagtttcattcattcattcattaattcattcaacaAGAGATTGATCTGGCTACTTATCATTTCCACTCTAACCTTCCGCTGGTCTCAAACTAGCAGGTCTGCTTTTTATGGTAATCTTACTTCGCAAACTTCACTTGTATCACTAGTGCTGCTTTCTAGTAGTAACGTGGTAACTGACGCTGGATATTTATGTTTAGCTGATTTTGCTCATTTAGCTGAGCGAACCAGGAGGCCACTGTGgcttttaaaagtgaaattttTAATCTCAATGAGACTAACCTTCACAAGGAAAAGCAACACAGGAACTAAATAACTATTGTGTCTATAATTTGCTCTAGCCTTACGCTATGTTAGGTGTATAATGTTAGCTTCTCTGGCACACCTAGCCTTCGCTACTATTAGTAAGTAGTGGCTCCTTTATTGAATGGAGGACCGATGCAAATGGAAAAAACTAACGCGTTACTACAAATCAAAGTGGCCCAGTTCAGACCAACGCGTGAAAATACTCAGGAACGACTACTGTCGGTGGTTTATTAATGCTAACGCGACGACAGCTAACGTTAGTAGCAGGTGGATCTAGAATATTCTGTTACCATCGTTACTAGCATGCGAGCTAAAGCCtccgctaacgttagctacctTGCCTTTCGTTAGCTCGTGAATTTATGTTACCCTGGTTACGCTGCCTAACGTTAGCTGTCCCGTCTGTTTAAAGGAACTCGCACAGAATGAATGCTGCTGcttgaaaatatatacatagcaATAATAAAGCATGTAGCTCACCAGTGTTACAGCGTCGGTCTATAACGTTGCGTGCTAGGTGAACAGTGACAGGCTGCTGGTCACCACCACTGAAGTAAATGATCAGCTGACCTTCTGGGGCAAGAAGGAAAATACCTCTCGCGATATTTTAGAAGGATACTTCCTGGATCACAGGCGACACTTCCCTCTAGTGGTATAAACAATGAAATGCAACAAGGCCTGCTCGTTTTTATGTTCTTGTTTTAATTCTGACATAGCATGGAAAATTAATGTGTCATTAAAATGCACGATGcactcaaagtaaaaaaaaaaaaaaaagataacataaTGATGAGCATTAATAatgttgtgtaatttccccccggggatcaataaagtattgattctgattctgattcataatGATGCTGTACATTTGATGccagaaaataatcaatgtgAAATAACTGTCATAACAAACTATCTGCTGCACTATATCTCAGTTTAATATACAAATAACATGTAAATATTATGCATTATTGTCAAATGTAAATCTAAGCAGGGTGTATATGGATACACACAATTTGTTCCAGCAATCTCACGCACCATTTCActatttctttttcatccttCAGACCCCAAGTGTCCTTTAATGGAAACTATTGATGACACAaattataataatgacaatacAAAACGCGACTCTCTTAATTCAATGGGAAATGTTAAGACTATTggaatttcaaaatgaaagaatggaataaaattCAACAAAATTAAACCGTGTTCTGTTATTCTACAGGTCTCGACGCTTGAaacctggagagagaaagtcGAGCCAGACGCTGTGGTAGGTCACAGTGTTTccccttattattattattattattattatgttatatgAATGTTGGTTGTTAAAAATGGCACGTCTCCATTTACTTTGTCTAAGATGTGCTTAGGTATTGGTGAGGTCTACAGAGCTACACTTTAGTCAGTGTGATGAGCATCTCATGTGGATCAAAATCTAAAGACGCACAGCCCAAGGGGAAAAACCTCCGAATGCGCCTGCGCCATGGTCAACGCCCACATTTTTAGACTGACTGCTCTCTTATAGCACTGATCACTGAACACTACTGCTTGGATAAAGAATATTAGGCTTCCTGATATTCTAATTAAACATTAAGAACAACACATTTGTCGAATATTTGCGTCTTCGCTCCTGTTTTCATCTTTGTTGGTAAatctaaatgttattttgtagGCTACCACAAGAGGGCGCACTCGACCAGACCATCGTGTTCCTGCAGGTTGGCCTATAGCGTGTGTTGGATAATTATTTTAGCTTTAAGTGCACCTTATTTGGTcccaacatgttttaaaatcttACATCTGACTGCTTCTGTAGCGCATATATCCGCAGATTATTGGCACGAGTGTCGCAGGATGATGTGTTTGCTGGAGATGCCATTTGAAAATATAGGCAGTGTAAGCACTGTAGAATCTAATTATTTCTTTGCAAAACCTAATTAGGCATTAAAAAAGGTTAACGCCAGCGCCTGAAACGTTTTTGTTTAATAATCCCATTACTGACGGCTCATCATGTATAAAATGGTGCAGGAGGACACTAAGTTTCCACTTGTTAAAGGGAATCTCTGAGAAATAGTCGCAGATTTTTTGACACTATCTGCGATTGGAAATTAGGGCTTGTAATTAAACTGCGGAGACTCAGCACAGCGCACAGAGTAAGTAAGGCTGCAGCGTCCTGCCTTGCATGCATTTTCTATGTTTAATTGATGattctgcctgcctgctgcaaAAAACAATGTCtctatttgctgttttttttctttctttacaatGTCGTCTTAATGCGTTGGACACGACAGAACTCAACAAACTGTAGCGCACAGTGAGAATAGAccttgatgatttttttttaagcgtCAGCTCCTCTCGGACCATTACAAGTCACCAGAGAGCTCAAGGTGAGAATTTAAATGAGACAACATTTTCTGCCCGAGTTTTAATATGAGCAGGCGACTGAGGAAGAACTATGAGATCCTTTGATACTTTTTCAGAAAGACATAGACACTGCACGACTAAATAATGCAGGATATAGGTTGTCttacatgtattattattattattattattattaatatcattattattattataggagTGTTAGCCTACGATGATGCCAAAAAAGTCCCCTCATGTTGCCGACGAGAATCAGAGTCACACAAAGTATTAATGACGGAATATTAAAGCAGCATTACGGACTTTTCTTTTAGTAAAATCTCGTTTTTAGTCTCTGAAAATGAACCGATTTCACGtaaatgcaaattatttttactgtaaatgtttagaATGAATATCAGCTCTAAAATGAGCTGCGAATGCTGATTATCTTATTGAAAGATTGGATCTcttaagaggaaaaaaaaaacctcacgGACACTGACAGTTTcgacattttcttcttctgtgcatTAAAAACCTGCATCCGTCAAATTCTATAACAAACACTTACTGCAGCTTAAAggataacatacacacacatacacacacatagatataTACTGTTAACTTTAATATTAAGGGTTATTATTTATGCAGTATCTGactttaatcattttattttctcacagtTTCTGATAATAATCATAAGCATAAATAATGTGGGCTACTATAGATTAAGTAGAAAAATCAGTTGAACTTGATAATAATGAGCTATGATTATTACTTTAATTGTAATATTGAGGACTGCTGCGACTGTCACTTGCAGCAAAAACACTACAATACTAATATCAATATTATTTTCTCTGCGTAAACAGAAGTGTTTCCAACCTGCGCTCTCTTCGCTTTATTTCATCCTTTAACAGTTTTCaagggagagaaacaaagagcgGAGAGTGAGTGACAGACCAAAGTGAGAGCTTtctgaaagaaataaacagtCTTGTGTACTCAAAGGAATGCGCTTGTAATCGCTCCATCTCAGTCTCGGGATCTATTCGGCCAAAACAAACAGGGTGTG
It encodes:
- the tmem33 gene encoding transmembrane protein 33, which encodes MADTNQQSPPPQLGPVQFLMSNKLETAMWLSRLFTVYCSVMFILPVLGPYAAANFYQRALLANALTSALRLHQRLPRFQLSRAFLAQALQEDSCHYLLYSLILVNSYPITMSIFPVFLFSLLHATTYTKKVLDSVGPSSLMFIRNLLDKLTSNQQNILKFIACNEIFLMPATVFMLFSGQGSLLLPFIYYRFLTLRYTSRRNPYCRTLFTELRILLEHFIMKPACPAFFRRMCLSSIAFVSRLAPTGV